From the Gemmatimonadota bacterium genome, the window GCGAGATCCGTGTTACTGGAGAGAACACAGAAACGCAGGTATGGCGTCATCGCGGAGGAGCCGGATCGAAGGCGCGTATCATCGTGGAAACAGCGAGGTGAGATCCAAATGTCATTCAAAAATATTAATGAAAGAAGAGACAAGATGTATCGCCACTGTATTTGTACAGGTGTATTAATCCTTCTGAGCCTACCCCTTTGGTCACAACAGAATACCGGGGATAGTGCACCTTCATCTGGAGAGACGTTTCAAGACTGTGCTGAATGTCCAAAGATGGTGATGATACCATCGGGAATTTTCACGATGGGGTCACCCAAGCGTGAGGGAGGTGACGATGATGAAAGACCGATGCGCAGGGTGCGTATAGATTACCGGTTTGCGGTGGGTGTATATGAGGTAACATTTGCCGAATGGTATGCCTGTATAGATGCAGGAGGTTGTGGAAGCTATGTTCCGGATGATGAGGGCTGGGGCAGGGGGAATCGTCCTGTGATGAATGTGAGTTGGAACGATGCGCAGTCTTATGTTCATTGGTTGTCTGCCCGGACGGGTAAAACGTATCGTTTATTGAGTGAATCGGAATGGGAGTATGTGGCGCGCGCAGGCACCGAGACGGCGTATAGCTGGGGGGACAGCATCGGTGTCAACCGTGCCAATTGCATAGGTTGCGGCAGTCAGTGGGATGATAAGCAGACAGCGCCAGTGGGATCATTTGCTGCCAATGCCTGGGGCATTCACGATATGCACGGTAATGTGCAGGAATGGGTGCAGGATTATTGGAATGAGAATTACAGGGGCGCACCTTTAGACGGTTCTGCGAGGGAGCCTGAAGACACCCTTTATCGCGTATTGCGTGGTGGTGCGTGGTACAACGGGCCGAGGAACTTGCGTTCGGCGAATCGCGACAAGGGCTTCATCCGGTCCTCTGCCCGCGGTTTTCGGGTTGCCCGGTCTTTTTAGTTCTTGGTTCTTTTGAAATGTAAAATTATGTCGTATAAAAACTTAGTCCACACGGCGGCGCATTCGCGCCATATCGGTAATTTTTCAGAAAGGAGTATGTCATGCAAATGGAAATGGTGATGGTTGGCCTCGCATTGGTGGCTATAATAATACTTGCCATATTTTTAAGCCGCGCCAAAGGTGATCTAAAAAAAGCGACTAACCGTATTTCTGA encodes:
- a CDS encoding formylglycine-generating enzyme family protein — encoded protein: MVMIPSGIFTMGSPKREGGDDDERPMRRVRIDYRFAVGVYEVTFAEWYACIDAGGCGSYVPDDEGWGRGNRPVMNVSWNDAQSYVHWLSARTGKTYRLLSESEWEYVARAGTETAYSWGDSIGVNRANCIGCGSQWDDKQTAPVGSFAANAWGIHDMHGNVQEWVQDYWNENYRGAPLDGSAREPEDTLYRVLRGGAWYNGPRNLRSANRDKGFIRSSARGFRVARSF